The nucleotide window TCGCATCTGCGTGCCGTAGCGGGTGTGGTTCTTGATGCCGAGCATCACGAGGAAGAGCAGAAGCCCGACCAGCGCGACGACGATGTTGTTGCCGGGCACGGTCACTCCCGCGAACTGCAGGCTCGGCAGCAGCGCCGGCGCCTGCATCACGCGCGGATCGGGCGACCAGAGGATGATCGCGATATTGAGCAGCAGGATCGACAGGCCGAGCGTGGCCAGGAGCTGGTTGTGCTCGTCCTGCTTCAGCACCCGCGCCAGGAACAGCCGGTAGACCAGGATCGAGAAAGCCCCGAGCGTCACGCCGGAAGCGAGCATGCCGAGCCAGGGCGAGACCCCGAAACGGGTATAGAGACCATAGGTCAGGAATGCGCCGAGCATGACGAATTCGCCATGGGCGAAGTTGATGATCCGCGTCACGCCGACCGTCAGCGTCAGCCCCGCCGCCACCGCGGCATAGAGGCCGGCGATGCTCAACGACAGGAGCACGGCCTGTATGATCGAGGCCGTCATGGCGCCGGACCTGCGAGCCGTCGGGTCTCAGTCATCGAGCGCCTCCGCCGATGCCTCGGAGAAGTCGAGCAGCCTGGACTTGTATTCGCTGCGCGGCAGCGTGCCCGGCGGCACGAGATGGATCGCCGTGGTCACCACCAGCGTCGCGCGGATGTCGGCTTCGATCCGCTCGCGCAGGCCATCCGGGGTCGCGCCCGCCTCGGCAAGCTCCACCACGACCTTCAGCGGCGGGGCCTGCTTCACCCCCTTCGCCGTGGGCCGGACCGAGACCACCCCGGTCACGGCCGGCGCGAAACGGTTGACGATCTCGCGGATCGCCGAAGGGAAGACGTTGACGCCGCGCACGATCAGCATGTCGTCGGTACGACCGATGCAGCGCACCCGCGGCGCCGTGCGCCCGCAACTGCAGGGGCTCGTCCAGACCACGACATGGTCGCGGCTACGGAAGCGCAGGAGCGGCGCACCACGGTGCTTTAGATGGGTGTAGACCAGCTCGCCCTTCGCGCCGTCCTCGACGGGGACCTGCTTGCCGGTATCGGGGTCGATGAGCTCGAAATGAACGAAGCCGCGACCGGAGAAGTGCATCCCGTGCTGCTCCTCGCACTCGCCCCACAGCGAGACTGAGATGTCGCCGATGCCCATCGCCTCGGTGACCTTGGCGTTCCAGGCCTCCTCGAGCTTCTCGCGCATAGCCGGCTCACCACCGCCTGGCTCGCCCGCCACCATGATGCGTTTGATGCTGCTGTTGCGCAGATCGAGGCCGCGCGCCTCGCCGATCTCTGCGAGATGCAGCGCATAAGAAGGCGTGCAGGCCAGGATCTGCGGCTTCAGCAGCTTCACCGCGGCGAGCAGCCGCTCCGTATTCCCGGTGCCGACGGGGATATGGCAGAGCCCAAGCCGCGGGAAGGCGTCGAGTGCCGCCCCGGCGACGAAGGGGCCGGCATTGTAGGTTGAGACGATGCGCTCGCCCTTGCCGAGCCCGCTGGCGCCATAGCTGCGCGCCGAGGTCCGGATCCAGTTGTCGAGGTCGCCCGCGGTCAGCGGGATGTAGCTGGGCAGGCCGGTCGTGCCGCTCGTCGAGAAGATGCGAACCACGTCTTCGAGCGGGGCCGCGAGATGCGTTCCGATCGGGTCCGCCTCGCTGCGGCTCTGGCGCAGCTCGTCCTTCTCCGTCAGCGGCAGGGCGCCGATCTCGTTGAGGCCGCCCATGGCCTCGGGCGAGGCGAAGCCGCTCGCCTGCAGCTTCTCGCGGAAGAAGCGCGAGCGGCCGTAGAGATAGCGGAGCTGCTCGCGATAGAGCGTGTCGTCCTTCGCGCGCTGCTCGGGCCAGGGCAAGGTTTCGATATCGGGTTCCTGCAGCATCTGCCCGGTCCTCAGCTCAGTTCGCGGGGTCGTAGGTGACGGCTTCCTCGGCATGGTGTGCGAGGAGGAAGCCGATCGGGCGCCGCTGTTCCTCGGCCAGATGCCCGAGGATGCCCGCGGTGCGGGCCAGGATCGGCACGGCCTTGATCATGCTGTGCGGGAAATCGAGGTCCATCAGCACGGCCGCGATCGGGCCGGAGACGTTGAGCGGCATCGGGCGTCCCCAGGCGGTGGCGACCGCGCCGCGCATCCGCTTCAACAGGTCGAGATGGCGGCCGGCGATGCCGCGCTCCTCGACAAGGTCGAAGATACGCTCGGTGCGCGGATCGACAGGGTGATGGATCGGATGGCCGAAGCCCGGCATCTTGCCGCCGGCGCGCCGCGTGCTCGAAGCGATGTCGTTGACGACGGCGTCGGGGTCCTCGCCGGCATCGACCCGCGCCGCCGCCTCGGCCAGGACCTTGGCGCAGAGCTCCGCCGTGCCCAGAACGACCGTGCCGCAGCCGAGGATGCCAGCCGCGACCGCGCCCTGCAGGCTGTCCGGCGCCGCGGCCAGCGTCATCCGCGCCGCCTGAGCGGTCGGCG belongs to Bosea sp. NBC_00550 and includes:
- a CDS encoding branched-chain amino acid ABC transporter permease, which gives rise to MTASIIQAVLLSLSIAGLYAAVAAGLTLTVGVTRIINFAHGEFVMLGAFLTYGLYTRFGVSPWLGMLASGVTLGAFSILVYRLFLARVLKQDEHNQLLATLGLSILLLNIAIILWSPDPRVMQAPALLPSLQFAGVTVPGNNIVVALVGLLLFLVMLGIKNHTRYGTQMRFASDDPVLAMHAGINVDRIFELSFVIGGAAAGLSGGLVALVLYVQPSVGVDLVIRAFAIIALGGLGNIPGALVGAAILALVEGLIGTFVPGGGSWGFGVAFLILLLVLLVRPSGLFGRQVQA
- a CDS encoding phenylacetate--CoA ligase family protein — its product is MLQEPDIETLPWPEQRAKDDTLYREQLRYLYGRSRFFREKLQASGFASPEAMGGLNEIGALPLTEKDELRQSRSEADPIGTHLAAPLEDVVRIFSTSGTTGLPSYIPLTAGDLDNWIRTSARSYGASGLGKGERIVSTYNAGPFVAGAALDAFPRLGLCHIPVGTGNTERLLAAVKLLKPQILACTPSYALHLAEIGEARGLDLRNSSIKRIMVAGEPGGGEPAMREKLEEAWNAKVTEAMGIGDISVSLWGECEEQHGMHFSGRGFVHFELIDPDTGKQVPVEDGAKGELVYTHLKHRGAPLLRFRSRDHVVVWTSPCSCGRTAPRVRCIGRTDDMLIVRGVNVFPSAIREIVNRFAPAVTGVVSVRPTAKGVKQAPPLKVVVELAEAGATPDGLRERIEADIRATLVVTTAIHLVPPGTLPRSEYKSRLLDFSEASAEALDD
- a CDS encoding citryl-CoA lyase; protein product: MLIGKAGPAVTGICMSEPHRIEIRGKDFTSEIMGHYGFTDFFFFLVTGQKPSDQQRYFLDLLLVAIAEHGLTPTAQAARMTLAAAPDSLQGAVAAGILGCGTVVLGTAELCAKVLAEAAARVDAGEDPDAVVNDIASSTRRAGGKMPGFGHPIHHPVDPRTERIFDLVEERGIAGRHLDLLKRMRGAVATAWGRPMPLNVSGPIAAVLMDLDFPHSMIKAVPILARTAGILGHLAEEQRRPIGFLLAHHAEEAVTYDPAN